One genomic window of bacterium includes the following:
- a CDS encoding class II fumarate hydratase: protein MSSGEKAMRVERDSLGAMEVPAEAYYGAQTARAIQNFPISKLRFPRAFIRAMGLIKRAAAEVNADLGLLDRTLAEPIIRAAQEVADGAFDAEFPLDIYQTGSGTSTNMNANEVIANRAAELMGAARGTKTVHPNDHVNVCQSSNDVIPTAIHLSALLVLREDLRPAIDELEAALRTKAAQFHGIVKTGRTHLMDATPVRLGQEFAGYADQVAGAGRRIGYAEAELGEVALGGTAVGSGINAHPEFAARVCARLAEVTGIPLRETAAHFQAQACLDAVVFASGTVRTYATALTKIANDIRWMGSGPRAGLAELVLPAVQPGSSIMPGKVNPVIVESVIQACAQAVGNDAVVAQGNQWGNFELNTMMPVMAHNLLGAIALLAAASRNFARQCVTGLEATYRGPELVERGLMLATALAPVIGYDAAAEIAKEAALTGKTVREVALARGGLTAEQLREILNPESMTEPGVRGIPGGG from the coding sequence ATGTCGTCCGGCGAGAAGGCGATGCGCGTTGAGCGTGACTCGCTGGGGGCCATGGAGGTCCCTGCCGAGGCCTACTACGGCGCGCAGACCGCCCGCGCCATCCAGAACTTCCCGATAAGCAAACTGCGGTTCCCGCGCGCCTTCATACGCGCAATGGGCCTGATCAAGCGCGCGGCGGCCGAGGTGAACGCCGACTTGGGCCTGCTCGACCGCACGCTCGCCGAGCCGATCATCCGCGCGGCTCAGGAGGTCGCCGACGGCGCGTTCGATGCAGAATTCCCGCTCGACATCTACCAGACCGGCTCGGGAACCTCCACCAACATGAACGCCAACGAGGTGATCGCAAACCGGGCCGCAGAGCTGATGGGCGCCGCGCGCGGGACAAAGACCGTCCATCCCAACGACCACGTGAACGTCTGCCAGTCGAGCAACGACGTCATCCCCACCGCGATCCATCTGTCGGCGCTTCTTGTGCTGCGCGAGGATCTGCGCCCGGCGATTGACGAGCTGGAGGCAGCGCTCCGTACGAAGGCGGCGCAGTTCCACGGGATCGTCAAGACCGGCAGGACGCACCTGATGGATGCCACGCCCGTGCGGCTGGGCCAGGAGTTCGCCGGGTACGCCGATCAGGTCGCCGGCGCCGGGCGCAGGATCGGATACGCTGAGGCAGAGCTAGGCGAAGTGGCGCTGGGCGGCACCGCGGTCGGGTCTGGGATCAACGCCCACCCTGAGTTCGCCGCGCGGGTCTGCGCCCGTCTGGCCGAGGTCACCGGCATCCCGCTTCGGGAGACCGCGGCGCACTTCCAGGCGCAGGCCTGCCTGGATGCGGTGGTCTTTGCGTCGGGAACGGTCCGAACCTACGCCACGGCGCTGACCAAGATCGCCAACGACATACGCTGGATGGGATCGGGGCCGCGGGCAGGCCTGGCGGAGCTTGTGCTTCCGGCGGTCCAGCCCGGGTCCTCGATCATGCCGGGCAAGGTGAACCCGGTCATCGTCGAGTCCGTGATCCAGGCCTGCGCCCAGGCCGTTGGGAACGACGCCGTGGTTGCCCAGGGCAACCAGTGGGGCAACTTCGAGCTGAACACGATGATGCCCGTGATGGCGCACAACCTGCTCGGCGCGATCGCCCTGCTGGCCGCTGCCTCGCGCAACTTCGCCCGCCAGTGCGTCACCGGCCTGGAAGCGACCTACCGCGGGCCGGAGTTGGTCGAGCGCGGCCTGATGCTGGCTACAGCGCTGGCGCCGGTTATCGGGTACGACGCCGCGGCCGAGATCGCCAAGGAAGCCGCCCTGACCGGGAAGACCGTGCGCGAGGTTGCGCTGGCACGCGGCGGGCTGACCGCCGAACAGCTGCGGGAGATACTGAACCCTGAATCCATGACCGAGCCGGGTGTGCGCGGCATCCCGGGCGGGGGCTAG
- a CDS encoding phage holin family protein → MLGGFLLRWIFNAIAIYVTTRIVTGIRLPDIESVLIAALVLGLVNASIRWFFLVLTLPLNILTLGLFTLVVNALMLYVVAAVTPMQIDSFWSALLGALLIAIISTFLSRLAGR, encoded by the coding sequence ATGCTAGGCGGATTCCTTCTGCGCTGGATCTTCAACGCCATCGCCATCTACGTCACGACCAGGATCGTTACGGGCATCCGCTTGCCGGATATCGAGAGCGTTCTCATCGCGGCCCTGGTGCTGGGTTTGGTGAACGCCTCGATCCGCTGGTTTTTCCTGGTCCTTACGCTGCCGCTGAACATTCTTACCCTGGGGTTGTTCACGCTGGTGGTAAACGCGCTTATGCTGTACGTGGTCGCCGCGGTCACGCCGATGCAGATTGACTCATTCTGGTCGGCGTTACTGGGAGCGCTCTTAATTGCGATCATCAGCACCTTCCTCAGTCGCCTTGCCGGCCGCTAG
- the sucD gene encoding succinate--CoA ligase subunit alpha, with product MAILVNEHTRVLVQGITGYQGEFHTRRMLEFGTRVVAGITPGKGGQTVAGVPVFDTVAEAVAQTGATASCIFVPARMAKDAALEAIASRLDPIVIITEHIPVHDSIEMTSAAHAAGVRIVGPNGPGVVSPGRCKIGIMPNHLFSPGGVGLVSRSGTLTYEIVAGLTRAGLGQSTALGLGGDPVVGLTFQEAVALFADDPETQGIVMVGEIGGSAEEEAARFIKASVRKPVVGYIAGRTAPPGKRMGHAGAVISGSEGGAQAKIEALEAAGVSVVSLPARVPEVLRGLL from the coding sequence ATGGCCATTCTTGTGAACGAGCACACCCGCGTTCTGGTCCAGGGCATCACCGGCTATCAGGGCGAGTTTCACACGCGCCGGATGCTGGAGTTCGGCACCAGGGTTGTGGCCGGCATCACGCCGGGGAAGGGTGGGCAGACTGTCGCGGGTGTGCCGGTGTTCGATACGGTCGCCGAGGCAGTAGCGCAGACCGGCGCCACCGCCTCGTGCATCTTCGTGCCGGCGCGGATGGCCAAGGATGCGGCGCTGGAGGCGATTGCCTCTCGGCTGGATCCGATCGTGATCATCACGGAGCACATCCCAGTGCACGACTCGATTGAGATGACCTCCGCGGCGCACGCAGCAGGCGTGCGCATCGTCGGGCCGAACGGGCCTGGTGTGGTCTCGCCCGGGAGGTGCAAGATCGGCATCATGCCGAACCACCTGTTCTCGCCCGGCGGCGTGGGCTTGGTCTCGCGCAGCGGCACGCTTACCTACGAGATCGTCGCCGGACTGACGCGGGCCGGCCTTGGCCAGAGCACCGCTCTGGGCCTGGGCGGCGACCCAGTTGTGGGGCTGACTTTCCAGGAGGCGGTGGCGCTCTTCGCGGACGACCCGGAGACCCAGGGGATCGTGATGGTGGGCGAGATCGGCGGCAGCGCCGAGGAGGAGGCCGCCCGCTTCATCAAGGCCTCGGTCCGCAAGCCGGTGGTGGGATACATCGCCGGCCGGACCGCGCCGCCGGGCAAGCGCATGGGCCACGCGGGCGCGGTTATCTCCGGGAGCGAGGGGGGGGCGCAGGCCAAGATCGAGGCGCTGGAGGCCGCGGGCGTCTCAGTGGTTTCGCTACCGGCTCGCGTGCCGGAGGTCTTGCGAGGGCTGCTGTAG
- the sucC gene encoding ADP-forming succinate--CoA ligase subunit beta — protein sequence MKLHEYQAKEIFASHGIPIQKGAVIERPEQLDGLEIPYPLVLKAQVLVGGRGKAGGIKMARTPEEARERAAQILGMTIKGEAVRRLLVVEAAEIGAEYYLAFTVDRAARRLVAIASAAGGIDIEDVARTTPEKIVKHHIDPTAGFHPYNAREMGRALGFGGKHLLQFASIAHGLWRICAGMDAELAEINPLAMVGDSLLAIDAKLIIDDNATFRHEGLPRNEELTELEAAAKSQDLSYVELDGDVAIIGNGAGLVMSTLDMIAHFGGRPANFLDVGGGATTENMAQAMSIVLRKSGVRALFVNIFGGITRCDDIARAIAAQPPAVPMVVRLTGTNEEEGKAILEAAGIHALTDPESAAQEAVQLAAGAL from the coding sequence ATGAAACTCCATGAGTACCAGGCCAAGGAGATCTTCGCCTCCCACGGTATCCCCATTCAGAAAGGCGCCGTCATCGAGCGGCCAGAGCAACTCGACGGCCTCGAGATCCCCTACCCGCTGGTATTGAAAGCGCAGGTTCTAGTCGGCGGCCGGGGGAAGGCGGGCGGGATCAAGATGGCCCGGACGCCGGAGGAGGCGCGGGAGAGAGCCGCCCAGATCCTGGGGATGACCATCAAGGGCGAGGCGGTCCGCCGCCTGCTCGTGGTCGAGGCCGCCGAGATCGGCGCCGAGTACTACCTGGCGTTCACCGTGGACCGCGCGGCGCGACGGCTGGTGGCGATCGCCTCAGCCGCCGGCGGCATTGACATTGAGGACGTAGCCCGCACCACGCCGGAGAAGATCGTCAAGCATCACATTGACCCAACTGCCGGGTTTCATCCTTACAATGCGCGCGAGATGGGACGGGCGCTGGGCTTCGGGGGAAAGCACCTGCTGCAGTTCGCCTCGATCGCGCACGGCCTGTGGCGGATCTGCGCTGGGATGGACGCCGAACTGGCCGAGATCAACCCGCTGGCCATGGTGGGCGACTCGCTGCTGGCCATTGACGCCAAGCTCATCATTGACGACAACGCGACGTTCCGGCACGAGGGACTGCCGCGCAACGAGGAGCTTACGGAGCTGGAGGCCGCGGCGAAGAGCCAGGACCTTTCGTACGTCGAGCTGGACGGCGACGTGGCGATCATCGGCAACGGCGCCGGATTGGTGATGTCCACGCTCGACATGATCGCGCACTTCGGCGGCCGTCCGGCCAACTTCCTGGACGTGGGCGGTGGGGCTACCACCGAGAACATGGCGCAGGCAATGAGCATCGTGCTGCGCAAGAGCGGCGTGCGGGCGCTGTTCGTCAACATCTTCGGTGGGATCACCCGCTGCGACGACATCGCCCGCGCGATCGCCGCGCAGCCGCCTGCGGTGCCGATGGTGGTGCGCCTGACCGGGACCAACGAGGAGGAAGGCAAGGCGATCCTGGAAGCCGCGGGGATCCACGCGCTCACCGACCCAGAGTCCGCCGCGCAGGAGGCCGTGCAGCTCGCGGCCGGGGCGTTGTAG
- a CDS encoding YvcK family protein gives MSAPPRSQWQRWRRWLAPGLGIKRWGLVIGAGVLIFSAGVSLIVNIKFLAEFDSAVFSLAGLLDRISRGSVSPVALGTAGVLLGVLIALFGLRGTLRSIDRVLFPTGSPTLVEALREHRRKRRGLNVVALGGGTGLATLLRGIKHYTSNISAVVTVFDDGGSSGRLRRELGILPPGDIRHCLVALAEAEPLMTRLFEYRFRGGGLDGHAFGNLFIASLTGVTGDLELAVKETSKVLKIRGRVLPATGHDVVLVAELADGRMVEGESVITAARGRIRRVSLRPPDVFPLPEVLEAIAEADLILLGPGSLYTSVIPNLLVRGVIEALLESQAPRVYICNVMTQPGETDGYSAADHVRAIFAHTVPGLFSHVIVNTQAPQNQALLDRYITQGSVPVEPTLSELEAMDLIPVGFPLMSEEELLRHDPLRLATAVLRVMEMAGDLPGRFARRHG, from the coding sequence ATGAGCGCGCCGCCGCGCAGCCAGTGGCAGCGCTGGCGGCGCTGGCTGGCGCCCGGCCTGGGCATCAAGCGGTGGGGACTGGTCATCGGCGCCGGGGTCCTCATCTTCAGCGCGGGCGTCTCGTTGATCGTCAACATCAAGTTCCTGGCGGAGTTCGACTCCGCGGTCTTCTCGCTCGCCGGCCTCCTCGATCGTATCAGCCGCGGGAGTGTCTCTCCGGTGGCGTTGGGAACGGCCGGGGTGCTGCTGGGCGTCCTGATCGCCCTGTTTGGCCTGCGGGGCACGCTGCGCTCGATTGACCGGGTTCTCTTTCCCACCGGCAGCCCTACGCTGGTCGAGGCCCTGCGCGAACACCGCCGGAAGCGCCGCGGACTGAACGTGGTGGCGCTCGGCGGCGGCACCGGGCTTGCCACGCTTCTGCGGGGCATCAAGCACTACACCTCCAACATCTCCGCGGTGGTAACGGTGTTCGACGACGGCGGATCGTCGGGCCGGCTGCGTCGGGAGCTGGGTATTCTGCCGCCCGGAGACATCCGCCACTGCCTGGTGGCGCTGGCCGAGGCCGAGCCGCTGATGACCCGGCTGTTCGAGTATCGGTTTCGCGGCGGCGGGCTCGACGGCCACGCCTTCGGCAACCTGTTCATCGCCAGTCTCACCGGCGTGACGGGTGACCTTGAACTGGCCGTGAAGGAGACCAGCAAGGTTCTCAAGATCCGGGGTCGCGTGCTGCCTGCCACCGGCCACGACGTGGTGTTGGTCGCCGAGCTCGCCGACGGCCGCATGGTAGAGGGCGAGTCCGTTATCACGGCCGCGCGCGGCCGGATCCGCCGCGTTTCCCTGCGTCCTCCAGACGTTTTCCCTCTCCCGGAGGTGCTGGAGGCGATCGCCGAGGCCGACCTGATCCTGCTCGGGCCCGGCAGTCTTTACACCAGCGTCATTCCCAATCTGTTGGTCCGTGGGGTGATCGAGGCGCTGCTGGAGTCCCAGGCGCCCCGGGTCTATATCTGCAACGTGATGACGCAGCCGGGCGAAACCGATGGGTACTCCGCTGCCGATCACGTGCGCGCGATCTTTGCACACACGGTACCGGGGTTGTTTTCCCACGTGATCGTCAACACCCAGGCCCCGCAGAACCAGGCCCTGCTCGACCGCTACATCACCCAAGGCAGCGTGCCGGTAGAGCCGACCCTATCCGAACTGGAGGCGATGGATTTGATTCCGGTTGGATTCCCTCTGATGAGTGAGGAGGAGCTGCTCCGCCATGATCCGCTTCGCCTGGCGACCGCCGTCCTGCGGGTGATGGAGATGGCCGGCGATCTGCCTGGGAGGTTCGCTCGCCGCCATGGATGA
- the mdh gene encoding malate dehydrogenase, which translates to MVKRSKVSIIGAGTVGTASAHWIASKALADVVLTDIVEGLPQGKALDILQAGAIAGFDIHLTGSNDYAATEGSDVVVVTAGIPRKPGMTREQLIGVNAGLIRNIVPTVIGASPGAILIMLTNPLDAMTYLAYKIAGLPRERVVGQSGALDSTRFRTFLSMELGVSVNDTTGMVIGAHTDKDMVPLPRYSTVRGVPIAHFMGPERIEAVVARTRHGGAEITDLMKASGFTAAGAAVCEMVEAILRDRKRVIPSSVYLNGEYGERDICIGVPVVLGAAGVERIIEIPLDAAEQAAFKASVGAVREMLGGLKF; encoded by the coding sequence ATGGTAAAGCGTTCCAAGGTCTCCATAATCGGTGCAGGAACCGTGGGCACGGCCTCCGCGCACTGGATCGCCAGCAAGGCGCTGGCCGACGTGGTTCTGACCGACATCGTGGAGGGTCTGCCCCAGGGCAAGGCGCTCGATATCTTGCAGGCGGGCGCGATTGCCGGGTTTGACATTCACCTGACCGGCAGCAACGACTATGCCGCCACCGAGGGTTCCGACGTCGTGGTCGTTACGGCGGGGATCCCGCGGAAGCCCGGGATGACCCGGGAGCAACTCATTGGCGTCAACGCCGGGCTGATCCGCAACATCGTCCCGACGGTCATCGGGGCCTCACCCGGGGCCATCCTCATCATGCTTACCAACCCGCTGGACGCGATGACCTACCTGGCGTACAAGATCGCCGGTTTGCCTCGCGAGCGGGTGGTGGGACAATCGGGCGCCCTGGACTCGACGCGATTCCGGACCTTCCTGTCCATGGAGCTGGGGGTTTCGGTGAACGATACCACCGGAATGGTGATCGGCGCGCACACCGACAAGGACATGGTGCCGCTGCCGAGGTACTCCACCGTGAGGGGGGTCCCGATCGCGCATTTCATGGGGCCCGAGCGCATCGAGGCCGTGGTGGCGCGCACGCGGCACGGCGGGGCCGAGATTACCGATCTGATGAAGGCCAGCGGCTTCACCGCGGCCGGCGCGGCGGTGTGCGAGATGGTCGAGGCGATCCTGCGCGACAGGAAGCGCGTGATCCCATCCAGCGTGTACCTGAACGGCGAGTACGGCGAGCGCGATATCTGCATCGGGGTGCCGGTGGTGCTGGGCGCGGCCGGGGTAGAGCGGATCATCGAGATCCCGCTTGATGCCGCGGAGCAGGCGGCCTTCAAGGCCTCGGTGGGGGCGGTACGGGAGATGCTGGGAGGGCTGAAGTTCTAA
- the rapZ gene encoding RNase adapter RapZ, whose protein sequence is MQFVIITGLSGAGKSTVMKVFEDLGFFCVDNLPPALLPKFADLCLHSEDKVRRVAVVIDIRGGEFFDDLFSALHQVARLGLRADILFLDAADDVLVRRFKETRRKHPLAQTGRVLTGIRAERRRLEAVKGRAHRVVDTSTLTVRELRDEIASAYRRARTPRRQLEVSIVTFGYKYGIPIDADLILDVRFLPNPHYQPALRSLPGTHARVRKFVMDQIQTREFIARLNEFGDYLLPQFVAEGKNHLTIGLGCTGGRHRSVVLGEELARHLRRRGYRARVRHRDLRKDDRDAGESQ, encoded by the coding sequence GTGCAGTTTGTGATCATCACCGGCCTCTCAGGCGCTGGGAAGTCCACCGTCATGAAGGTCTTCGAAGACCTCGGGTTCTTCTGCGTGGACAACCTCCCGCCCGCGCTCCTCCCGAAGTTCGCCGATCTGTGCCTGCACTCCGAGGACAAGGTCCGACGGGTGGCGGTAGTCATTGACATACGTGGCGGGGAGTTCTTCGACGATCTGTTTTCGGCCCTGCACCAAGTGGCCCGCCTGGGACTGCGGGCCGACATCCTCTTCCTGGACGCGGCCGACGACGTGCTGGTACGCCGGTTCAAGGAGACCCGCCGCAAGCATCCCCTAGCCCAGACCGGGCGCGTGCTCACCGGCATCCGCGCGGAGCGCCGCAGGCTGGAAGCGGTGAAGGGGCGCGCCCACCGGGTCGTTGACACGTCCACCCTGACGGTCAGGGAGTTGCGCGACGAGATCGCCTCTGCCTACCGGCGCGCCCGTACTCCCCGCCGCCAGCTCGAGGTCAGCATCGTGACATTTGGCTATAAGTACGGCATCCCCATTGACGCCGATCTCATCCTGGACGTGCGGTTTCTGCCCAATCCCCACTACCAGCCGGCGCTGCGTTCCCTGCCCGGTACCCACGCCCGCGTTCGGAAGTTCGTTATGGACCAGATACAGACACGCGAGTTCATTGCGCGGTTGAACGAGTTCGGTGACTACCTGCTGCCGCAGTTCGTTGCCGAGGGCAAGAACCACCTGACCATCGGCCTGGGATGCACGGGCGGGCGTCATCGCTCCGTTGTTTTGGGAGAGGAGCTGGCGCGACACCTGCGTCGCAGAGGCTACCGTGCCCGCGTCAGGCACCGCGATCTCCGCAAGGACGACCGGGACGCCGGGGAGTCGCAATGA
- a CDS encoding alkaline phosphatase family protein, with protein sequence MLGSVGLGGLNRRLNRRPCVPALAWAVLLVLLSWAVPAPVLLQAAAQITPAAPPARYVIVLSLDGARGDAMAAALPQSLAARGAVSWTAQTTSPSSTLPAHASMLSGVGPAVHRVTFNDWSIGEPYFTRTTIFTEVTRAGGRAVALVAKPKMMFLMPPGSVASAQHLLYPRFRQADVVETAARLFGEQRPAVLFVHVADPDDTGHRRGWMSEEYLRVIAAAPALIERFLRAFDDAGVAAQALLIVTSDHGGHGITHGTSRPEDMTIPWMAFGGAARRGVVVDRRIVVFDTAATALAALGIPIPGDWQGRPVLEALQSP encoded by the coding sequence ATGCTCGGTTCCGTAGGTTTGGGCGGGCTGAACCGTCGGTTGAACCGCCGCCCGTGTGTGCCCGCGCTGGCCTGGGCGGTTCTTCTGGTCTTGCTCTCATGGGCGGTTCCGGCCCCCGTGCTGCTTCAGGCCGCCGCCCAGATTACTCCTGCGGCGCCACCTGCGCGGTACGTCATCGTGCTCAGTCTCGACGGTGCGCGCGGCGATGCGATGGCGGCGGCTCTGCCGCAGTCCCTGGCCGCCCGCGGGGCCGTGTCCTGGACGGCGCAGACGACATCTCCAAGCTCGACCCTGCCTGCCCACGCCTCGATGCTCTCGGGCGTGGGTCCGGCCGTACACCGGGTGACCTTCAACGACTGGAGCATCGGCGAGCCGTACTTCACGCGGACCACCATATTCACGGAGGTTACGCGCGCGGGCGGCCGGGCCGTGGCACTCGTCGCCAAGCCCAAGATGATGTTCTTGATGCCGCCGGGATCGGTTGCGAGCGCCCAGCACCTGCTCTATCCGCGCTTCCGCCAGGCCGACGTGGTGGAGACCGCCGCCCGTTTGTTCGGCGAGCAGCGCCCAGCCGTTCTGTTCGTGCACGTAGCCGATCCGGATGACACAGGCCACAGGCGCGGCTGGATGAGCGAGGAGTATCTGCGGGTGATCGCCGCCGCCCCTGCCTTGATCGAGCGCTTCCTGCGTGCTTTTGACGATGCCGGGGTAGCGGCCCAGGCGCTGCTGATAGTTACCTCGGACCACGGCGGGCACGGCATCACCCACGGGACGAGCCGGCCCGAGGACATGACAATCCCGTGGATGGCGTTCGGCGGCGCGGCCCGGCGCGGGGTGGTCGTGGACCGGCGCATCGTCGTGTTCGATACCGCCGCGACCGCTCTGGCGGCGCTCGGCATTCCGATTCCGGGCGACTGGCAGGGCCGGCCGGTGCTGGAGGCGTTGCAGAGTCCGTAG